The Agromyces marinus genome window below encodes:
- a CDS encoding DUF2510 domain-containing protein gives MGDPTNVPAGWYDDGRGRQRYWDGGRWTEHTAPLEYAAPTGPADPAGPGVPSEPGAGADATRPYDSAAIGDGSVRPDRNADTTPFAGLPTGGPGGPPDGPPQTNVLGVIALVVAAVGFVFACIPFVQVVGFVLLPIAFVLALVALFLKGRKWPAITGLVVSVVGGIVGAIVFAVVVFGVVGRAVDSGVLEGLDGLAPSVPVDPTDGVEDPNGAEPDDGPTGDGSAGGEVLAFGETMVWSNDVSMTVSEPEPFAPSGLSAGADQPVDLVFTITIVNGSGANVQPVVLTRVTSAGVEASRIFDVGAEGGQVGIPPTTAILPGDSITWREAYSVADAASLELQTAPSFEYEVVTFTDLAP, from the coding sequence ATGGGCGATCCGACCAACGTGCCGGCCGGGTGGTACGACGACGGACGCGGCCGGCAGCGGTACTGGGACGGCGGCCGATGGACCGAGCACACCGCCCCGCTCGAGTACGCGGCACCGACCGGGCCGGCGGATCCGGCCGGGCCGGGGGTTCCATCCGAGCCGGGGGCCGGGGCGGATGCCACGCGGCCCTACGATTCGGCGGCGATCGGCGACGGCTCGGTGCGGCCCGACCGCAACGCCGACACGACGCCGTTCGCGGGGCTCCCGACCGGGGGTCCGGGCGGCCCGCCGGATGGCCCTCCGCAGACGAACGTCCTCGGCGTGATCGCGCTCGTCGTCGCCGCGGTCGGGTTCGTGTTCGCCTGCATCCCGTTCGTGCAGGTCGTCGGGTTCGTGCTGCTGCCGATCGCGTTCGTGCTCGCGCTCGTCGCGCTGTTCCTGAAGGGAAGGAAGTGGCCGGCGATCACCGGTCTCGTCGTCTCGGTCGTGGGCGGGATCGTCGGAGCGATCGTGTTCGCCGTCGTCGTGTTCGGCGTCGTCGGGCGGGCCGTCGACTCGGGCGTGCTCGAGGGCCTGGACGGGCTCGCGCCGTCGGTGCCGGTCGATCCGACGGACGGCGTGGAGGACCCGAATGGCGCCGAGCCGGACGACGGCCCGACCGGGGACGGCTCGGCGGGAGGTGAGGTCCTCGCGTTCGGCGAGACCATGGTCTGGAGCAACGACGTCTCGATGACGGTCTCCGAGCCCGAGCCGTTCGCGCCGTCCGGCCTCTCTGCGGGCGCCGACCAGCCGGTCGACCTCGTGTTCACGATCACGATCGTGAACGGCTCCGGCGCGAACGTGCAGCCCGTCGTGCTGACGCGCGTGACCTCAGCGGGCGTCGAGGCGTCGCGCATCTTCGACGTGGGCGCCGAGGGTGGTCAGGTCGGCATCCCGCCGACGACCGCGATCCTGCCGGGCGACTCCATCACCTGGCGGGAGGCGTACTCGGTCGCCGACGCCGCGTCACTCGAGCTGCAGACCGCGCCGTCGTTCGAGTACGAGGTCGTGACCTTCACCGACCTCGCCCCGTGA
- a CDS encoding glycerate kinase: MTGRIVFAPDSFKGTASAAEAAGALAEGWRTVRPGDDLVLRPMADGGEGTLDAFAAAVPGAERIPVTVRGPDDRPVDAAWLRLPDGSALVELAGTSGLTLLDALRPLDAHTFGFGEAVASALDAGATRLLLAIGGSSSTDAGAGALAALGASFRDHEGREVVGGARGLAEVASVDVSSLRALPPGGASILCDVTNPLLGPSGAAAVFGPQKGASAAMVASMDVALARFAVLVPGGAALAQAPGAGAAGGTGFGLLAWGARMSGGAAAVAEAIGLAGAIEGADLVVTGEGRFDGQSASGKAPSEVVARADAAGVPVALVAGAIAAGTASFAASVSLTDLAGDVDAARGEPVRWLRAAGARLASSWT; this comes from the coding sequence GTGACCGGCCGCATCGTCTTCGCGCCCGACTCGTTCAAGGGCACCGCGTCCGCCGCCGAGGCGGCGGGCGCGCTCGCGGAGGGGTGGCGCACGGTGCGCCCGGGCGACGACCTGGTGCTTCGGCCCATGGCCGACGGCGGCGAGGGCACGCTCGACGCGTTCGCCGCGGCCGTTCCCGGTGCCGAGAGGATCCCCGTGACCGTGCGCGGTCCCGACGACCGGCCGGTGGATGCCGCGTGGCTGCGGCTGCCCGACGGATCGGCGCTCGTCGAACTCGCCGGCACGAGCGGGCTGACGCTGCTCGATGCGCTGCGCCCGCTCGACGCGCACACGTTCGGCTTCGGGGAGGCGGTCGCGTCGGCGCTCGACGCGGGGGCGACGCGGCTGCTGCTCGCGATCGGCGGGAGCTCGTCGACCGACGCCGGCGCGGGGGCCCTGGCGGCGCTCGGGGCGTCGTTCCGCGATCACGAGGGGCGCGAGGTGGTGGGCGGCGCACGCGGCCTGGCCGAGGTCGCCTCGGTCGACGTCTCGTCGCTGCGCGCGCTGCCGCCCGGCGGCGCGTCCATCCTGTGCGACGTCACCAACCCCCTGCTCGGCCCGTCGGGCGCGGCCGCGGTCTTCGGGCCGCAGAAGGGCGCGTCGGCGGCGATGGTCGCGTCGATGGATGTCGCGCTCGCGCGCTTCGCCGTCCTCGTGCCTGGCGGGGCGGCCCTCGCGCAGGCGCCCGGCGCGGGTGCCGCGGGCGGCACCGGGTTCGGGCTCCTGGCGTGGGGCGCGCGCATGTCGGGCGGAGCCGCCGCGGTCGCCGAGGCGATCGGCCTGGCCGGCGCGATCGAGGGTGCCGACCTCGTGGTGACGGGCGAGGGTCGCTTCGACGGGCAGTCCGCGTCGGGGAAGGCGCCGAGCGAGGTCGTCGCTCGGGCGGATGCCGCGGGGGTCCCCGTCGCCCTGGTCGCGGGTGCGATCGCCGCGGGAACGGCCTCCTTCGCGGCATCCGTTTCGCTGACGGACCTGGCGGGCGACGTGGACGCCGCGCGCGGCGAGCCGGTGCGGTGGCTGCGGGCCGCGGGTGCCCGGCTCGCGAGCTCCTGGACCTGA
- a CDS encoding GntR family transcriptional regulator: MIIRIDPGSATPIFEQLVAAVRTEVFAGRLHAGERLPAARELAASLEVNPHTVLHAYQALRDDGLIELRRGRGAVVTAASAALAEVRDQAADLVAAARTRGLGADAVLALIREEFDR, from the coding sequence GTGATCATCCGCATCGATCCCGGCTCGGCGACGCCGATCTTCGAGCAGCTCGTCGCCGCGGTCCGAACCGAGGTGTTCGCCGGGCGCCTCCACGCCGGCGAACGGCTGCCCGCCGCGCGCGAGCTCGCCGCCTCGCTCGAGGTGAACCCGCACACCGTGCTGCACGCCTACCAGGCACTGCGCGACGACGGGCTCATCGAACTGCGGCGCGGCCGCGGTGCGGTGGTCACCGCGGCATCCGCTGCCCTCGCCGAGGTGCGCGACCAGGCAGCCGACCTCGTCGCCGCCGCGCGCACCCGGGGGCTCGGCGCCGACGCCGTCCTCGCCCTGATCCGAGAGGAGTTCGACCGATGA
- a CDS encoding DUF1648 domain-containing protein produces the protein MTDHARHGAAEASAHDRGDRRILRLIVVWIPLAVIAVATTVQVLWLPRLPAEIAVHFDAGGTPDRFTTPLRSVLAYLAISLAVAASLAIATFAGRRAAVRPADGSRSRLLGRVRPTAAAAPATSVLIAVVVLVLTGAQLDGAVPASWVAPVAIGVGLALGLVAGWITWRALPEPDAGEAADAAPALPLAPGERAVWTASSTAPWVVWVVIALVAGCLIVPIVVAPTAWWLWGVVVLVLVVLLATIGIRATVDARGLTVRTLFGVRLVRVRLAQVVSAAEVEVLPGEFGGWGFRIDVRGRRGIIMRGGPGLEVRRTDRAPLVVTVPDARTGAALLNALAARARRG, from the coding sequence ATGACCGACCATGCGCGCCACGGTGCAGCCGAGGCATCCGCCCACGACCGCGGCGACCGCCGCATCCTCCGGCTCATCGTCGTCTGGATCCCGCTCGCGGTCATCGCCGTCGCGACGACCGTCCAGGTGCTCTGGCTGCCCCGGCTGCCGGCCGAGATCGCGGTCCACTTCGACGCCGGCGGCACCCCCGACCGGTTCACGACCCCGCTCCGCTCGGTGCTCGCCTACCTCGCGATCTCGCTCGCGGTCGCCGCGAGCCTCGCGATCGCGACCTTCGCCGGCCGGCGCGCGGCGGTGCGACCCGCCGACGGGAGCCGATCGCGACTGCTCGGCAGGGTGCGCCCGACCGCGGCCGCCGCCCCGGCGACGAGCGTCCTGATCGCCGTCGTGGTGCTCGTGCTCACCGGGGCGCAGCTCGACGGAGCGGTCCCGGCGAGCTGGGTCGCTCCCGTCGCGATCGGCGTCGGGCTCGCACTCGGCCTGGTCGCCGGATGGATCACGTGGCGCGCGCTCCCCGAGCCCGACGCCGGCGAGGCGGCCGATGCCGCGCCGGCACTGCCGCTCGCGCCGGGCGAGCGGGCGGTGTGGACCGCATCCTCGACGGCGCCGTGGGTCGTGTGGGTGGTCATCGCCCTCGTCGCCGGATGCCTCATCGTGCCGATCGTGGTCGCGCCGACCGCGTGGTGGCTCTGGGGCGTCGTGGTGCTCGTGCTGGTGGTGCTGCTCGCGACGATCGGCATCCGGGCGACGGTCGATGCGCGCGGGTTGACGGTGCGCACGCTGTTCGGCGTCCGCCTCGTCCGGGTGCGGCTCGCCCAGGTCGTCTCGGCGGCCGAGGTCGAGGTGCTGCCGGGCGAGTTCGGCGGCTGGGGGTTCCGGATCGACGTCCGCGGGCGGCGCGGCATCATCATGCGCGGCGGCCCGGGCCTCGAGGTGCGGCGGACGGATCGCGCACCGCTGGTGGTCACCGTGCCCGATGCGCGGACCGGCGCCGCACTGCTGAACGCGCTCGCGGCTCGCGCACGCCGGGGCTGA
- the xylB gene encoding xylulokinase — protein MALVAGVDSSTQSCKVVIRDAATGALVRAGRAAHPDGTEVDPVAWWDALRAAIVDAGGLDDVAAISIAGQQHGMVALDAGGRVIRPALLWNDTRSADAARDLIDEVGAAAYAERTGVVPVASFTATKLRWLRDAEPEHAARVAAVALPHDWLSWRLRGYGPADAADAPLGPVLDALATDRSDASGTAYWGAGGYDRGLLERALGHDAILPRVLGPTDAAGTTTTGVLVGPGAGDNAGAALGLDARPGDVVVSIGTSGTVFAVADAPIRDASGTVAGFADATGSWLPLVATLNAARVLDATATLLGVDHDGLGRLALEADPGAGGLVLLPYFEGERTPNLPDATASLHGMTLASATRENLARAAVEGLLCGLADGLDAVRAQGVDARRILLIGGAAQNPAVRTIAAQVFDVPILVPEAGEYVADGAARQAAWALTGERPTWVGAFVAEPEPDPHPEIRAAYARAATAAAARG, from the coding sequence ATGGCGCTCGTCGCCGGCGTCGACTCGTCGACGCAGTCGTGCAAGGTCGTCATCAGGGATGCCGCGACCGGCGCCCTCGTCCGTGCGGGCCGTGCCGCCCATCCGGACGGGACCGAGGTCGACCCGGTCGCCTGGTGGGACGCGCTGCGGGCCGCGATCGTCGATGCCGGCGGGCTCGACGACGTCGCCGCGATCTCGATCGCCGGCCAGCAGCACGGCATGGTCGCGCTCGACGCCGGAGGACGCGTCATCCGCCCCGCCCTGCTCTGGAACGACACCCGATCGGCCGACGCCGCGCGCGACCTCATCGACGAGGTCGGCGCCGCCGCCTACGCCGAGCGCACGGGCGTCGTTCCCGTCGCCTCCTTCACCGCGACGAAGCTGCGCTGGCTGCGCGATGCCGAGCCCGAGCATGCGGCACGCGTGGCCGCGGTCGCGCTCCCCCACGACTGGCTGTCGTGGCGGCTGCGCGGCTACGGGCCGGCGGATGCCGCCGACGCGCCGCTCGGTCCCGTGCTCGACGCACTCGCGACGGACCGGTCGGACGCGAGCGGCACGGCGTACTGGGGCGCCGGCGGCTACGACCGCGGCCTGCTCGAGCGCGCGCTCGGACACGATGCGATCCTGCCGCGCGTGCTGGGCCCGACGGATGCCGCGGGCACCACGACCACGGGCGTGCTCGTCGGGCCGGGGGCGGGCGACAACGCCGGCGCCGCGCTCGGCCTCGACGCCCGACCGGGCGACGTCGTGGTGTCGATCGGCACGAGCGGCACGGTGTTCGCGGTCGCCGACGCCCCGATCCGCGACGCGTCCGGGACGGTCGCGGGCTTCGCCGACGCGACCGGTTCGTGGCTGCCCCTCGTGGCGACGCTGAACGCCGCCCGGGTGCTCGACGCGACCGCGACCCTGCTCGGCGTGGATCACGACGGCCTCGGCCGCCTCGCGCTCGAGGCCGACCCCGGTGCCGGCGGGCTCGTGCTCCTGCCCTACTTCGAAGGCGAACGCACGCCGAACCTTCCGGACGCCACCGCGTCGCTGCACGGCATGACGCTCGCCTCGGCGACCCGCGAGAACCTCGCCCGGGCGGCGGTGGAGGGCCTGCTGTGCGGCCTCGCCGACGGGCTCGACGCGGTGCGCGCGCAGGGCGTGGATGCCAGGCGCATCCTGCTCATCGGCGGCGCCGCGCAGAACCCGGCGGTGCGCACGATCGCGGCGCAGGTGTTCGACGTCCCGATCCTCGTGCCCGAAGCGGGCGAGTACGTCGCGGACGGCGCAGCGCGTCAGGCCGCATGGGCCCTGACCGGCGAGCGCCCGACGTGGGTGGGCGCGTTCGTCGCCGAACCGGAGCCCGACCCCCACCCGGAGATCCGGGCCGCGTACGCGCGTGCCGCCACCGCCGCCGCCGCGCGCGGCTGA
- the xylA gene encoding xylose isomerase: protein MANAPTRDDRFSFGLWTVGYNGTDPFGGPTRSALDVVHVVEQLAELGAYGLTFHDDDLFAFGSTDAERRTQIDRLKGALADTGLIVPMVTTNLFSAPVFKDGGFTSNDRRVRRFALRKVFRQLDLGAELGAKTFVMWGGREGAEYDSAKDIRAALERYREAVNLLGDYVTDQGYDIRFAIEPKPNEPRGDILLPTLGHALAFIDSLERPELVGLNPEVGHEQMAGLNFAAGIAQALYHGKLFHIDLNGQRGIKYDQDLVFGHGDLHNAFALVDLLENGGPGGVPAYEGPRHFDYKPSRTEDEKGVWESASANMRTYLLLKERAATFRADPEVQEALAAAKVGELATPTLNPGETYDDLLADRSAFEDFDADAYLGGRGFGFVRLQQLATEHLLGAR from the coding sequence ATGGCCAACGCACCCACCCGCGACGACAGGTTCTCCTTCGGCCTCTGGACCGTGGGATACAACGGCACCGACCCGTTCGGCGGGCCGACCCGCAGCGCGCTCGACGTCGTGCACGTCGTCGAGCAGCTCGCCGAGCTCGGCGCCTACGGCCTGACCTTCCACGACGACGACCTGTTCGCGTTCGGCTCCACCGACGCCGAGCGCCGGACGCAGATCGACCGCCTGAAGGGTGCGCTCGCCGACACCGGCCTCATCGTGCCGATGGTGACCACGAACCTGTTCTCGGCGCCGGTCTTCAAGGACGGCGGCTTCACGTCGAACGACCGCCGCGTGCGCCGCTTCGCGCTCCGCAAGGTGTTCCGCCAGCTCGACCTCGGCGCCGAGCTCGGCGCGAAGACGTTCGTCATGTGGGGCGGCCGCGAGGGCGCCGAGTACGACTCGGCGAAGGACATCCGCGCCGCGCTCGAGCGCTACCGCGAGGCCGTGAACCTGCTCGGCGACTACGTGACCGACCAGGGCTACGACATCCGCTTCGCGATCGAGCCGAAGCCGAACGAGCCCCGCGGGGACATCCTGCTCCCCACCCTCGGCCACGCACTCGCGTTCATCGACTCGCTCGAGCGCCCCGAGCTCGTCGGCCTCAACCCCGAGGTCGGGCACGAGCAGATGGCGGGCCTCAACTTCGCCGCCGGCATCGCACAGGCGCTCTACCACGGCAAGCTCTTCCACATCGACCTCAACGGGCAGCGCGGCATCAAGTACGACCAGGACCTCGTGTTCGGCCACGGCGACCTGCACAACGCGTTCGCGCTCGTCGACCTGCTCGAGAACGGCGGCCCCGGCGGGGTTCCGGCCTACGAGGGCCCGCGGCACTTCGACTACAAGCCGTCGCGCACCGAGGACGAGAAGGGGGTGTGGGAGTCCGCGTCGGCGAACATGCGCACCTACCTGCTGCTCAAGGAGCGCGCCGCGACGTTCCGCGCCGACCCCGAGGTGCAGGAGGCGCTCGCGGCCGCGAAGGTCGGCGAGCTCGCCACCCCCACGCTGAACCCCGGCGAGACCTACGACGACCTGCTCGCCGACCGCTCGGCGTTCGAGGACTTCGACGCGGACGCCTACCTCGGCGGGCGCGGCTTCGGCTTCGTGCGCCTGCAGCAGCTCGCGACCGAGCACCTGCTCGGCGCGCGCTGA
- a CDS encoding MFS transporter produces the protein MRAMLLVIASSIGSLGWGGVLPYQYAYAADTRDWGALVAAGAASLFSVGALLAAPVAGRLSDRFPPVRVAVTAQLIGAAGAASLILANDPGSFLAGMFVFGLGLSAAAPAKQVLALQWSSSDDRRKVFAYKFTGESLGMAAGAFIAGHLVDLDRPDGLHVGFLMAAAGFIVSSAIIALAGRGAPVPAPDFAGDATGSIRAVEDRRRGIFRLIFATPALRWTAVVTITLALGFYAQFESGLPAYGITVLDIDPTAIGTAAAVNCLVIVAIQVAMVRLTAKRSAPALLMAVGSIWVVAWLGLSAAQFAPGVAAAIFITTYGVFAVGETIYSPVLNPLTASLAPRGRVGQTLGAMAALQTAFTAAGPLVAGVLLGAGLVDGFLLMHLGVSMVAVFAAWRVHRALGATARTSASATEPPQTRPIPVAG, from the coding sequence ATGCGCGCAATGCTGCTCGTCATCGCCTCGAGCATCGGTTCGCTCGGCTGGGGAGGGGTCCTGCCCTACCAGTACGCCTACGCCGCCGACACCCGCGACTGGGGCGCCCTCGTCGCGGCCGGCGCGGCATCGCTCTTCTCCGTCGGCGCACTCCTGGCGGCACCCGTCGCCGGCCGGCTCAGCGACCGGTTCCCGCCCGTCCGCGTCGCCGTGACGGCGCAGCTCATCGGCGCCGCGGGCGCCGCGTCGCTCATCCTCGCGAACGACCCGGGCTCGTTCCTCGCCGGCATGTTCGTGTTCGGCCTCGGCCTGTCGGCCGCGGCACCCGCGAAGCAGGTCCTCGCCCTGCAGTGGTCCTCGAGCGACGATCGCCGCAAGGTGTTCGCCTACAAGTTCACGGGCGAGTCGCTCGGCATGGCTGCGGGAGCGTTCATCGCCGGGCACCTCGTCGACCTCGACCGGCCCGACGGCCTGCACGTCGGATTCCTCATGGCGGCAGCCGGATTCATCGTGTCGAGCGCGATCATCGCGCTGGCGGGCCGCGGCGCCCCGGTTCCCGCTCCCGACTTCGCGGGCGATGCCACGGGCTCGATCCGCGCGGTGGAGGACCGCCGGCGAGGCATCTTCCGGCTCATCTTCGCCACCCCCGCCCTCCGGTGGACCGCCGTCGTCACGATCACGCTCGCGCTCGGGTTCTACGCCCAGTTCGAGTCCGGACTGCCCGCCTACGGCATCACGGTGCTCGACATCGACCCGACCGCGATCGGCACCGCCGCGGCGGTGAACTGCCTGGTCATCGTCGCCATCCAGGTCGCCATGGTGCGCCTGACCGCGAAGCGCAGCGCGCCGGCGCTGCTCATGGCCGTCGGCTCGATCTGGGTCGTCGCGTGGCTCGGGCTGTCGGCCGCGCAGTTCGCGCCCGGGGTCGCGGCGGCGATCTTCATCACGACCTACGGCGTGTTCGCGGTCGGCGAGACGATCTACAGCCCGGTGCTGAACCCGCTGACCGCCTCGCTCGCACCCAGGGGCCGGGTCGGCCAGACCCTCGGGGCGATGGCCGCGCTCCAGACCGCGTTCACCGCGGCCGGACCGCTCGTGGCCGGCGTGCTGCTCGGAGCCGGGCTGGTCGACGGGTTCCTGCTCATGCACCTCGGCGTCAGCATGGTCGCGGTGTTCGCCGCGTGGCGCGTGCACCGCGCGCTCGGCGCGACGGCGCGCACCTCTGCGAGCGCGACCGAGCCGCCGCAGACGCGCCCGATCCCCGTCGCCGGCTGA
- a CDS encoding MarR family winged helix-turn-helix transcriptional regulator: MGERTASAAELHRRAVAAYVAAGGEESVQRVITAVQGLSRRLDQWYAHQLADLETTPGEWAVVAALAKDGGSLTPSQLAELTNVAPSSMTHRLDKLAERGFVDRTPDEENRTRILVRLTADGWEFFSLAIRGSDVVESDVLQDLDDDERGELARLLEIVIARLDDIEA; encoded by the coding sequence ATGGGTGAACGCACCGCGAGCGCGGCGGAACTGCATCGGCGGGCCGTCGCCGCCTACGTCGCCGCCGGCGGCGAGGAATCGGTCCAGCGCGTGATCACCGCGGTGCAGGGCCTGTCGAGGCGACTCGACCAGTGGTACGCGCACCAGCTCGCCGACCTCGAGACGACCCCGGGGGAGTGGGCCGTGGTCGCCGCGCTCGCCAAGGACGGCGGCTCGCTCACGCCCTCGCAGCTCGCCGAGCTCACCAACGTCGCGCCGTCGTCGATGACCCACCGGCTCGACAAGCTCGCCGAGCGTGGCTTCGTCGACCGGACGCCGGACGAGGAGAACCGCACCCGGATCCTCGTGCGGCTCACCGCCGACGGGTGGGAGTTCTTCAGCCTCGCCATCCGCGGTTCCGACGTCGTCGAATCCGACGTCCTGCAGGACCTCGACGACGACGAACGCGGCGAGCTCGCCCGCCTGCTCGAGATCGTGATCGCGCGCCTGGACGACATCGAGGCCTGA
- a CDS encoding ROK family transcriptional regulator — translation MIDRSGDGPGAGTSDGVHRRNLARILGLVHYRGPLSRARLTALTGLNRSTVAALAARLVDLGLAREQAPDQTSRAGRPSPVIAVDPDLVAVAVNPEVDAVTIAAVGLGGAIAARVRVDVADLVTPERTATLVAEVVREWRGGELAHARFVGAGLAVPGLVRASDGLVRFAPHLKWRDAQVRELVEAATGLPTAAGNDATLGAIAEHRFGAGRGVDDLVYLNGGASGIGGGLVVHGRPVLGAGGFAGEFGQNRPGIDDAGDRRAVGGVLEDEVGRSRLLGALGLRSADEPALAAAIARAVASGDAEVVAELDRQRRILATAIANAVNVLNPSRVILGGFLATLAEQDSAAMRAAVAGQAMPAAAEDLLLVVAALGEDRLLVGAAELAFAPLLADPLSIAD, via the coding sequence GTGATCGATCGCAGCGGCGACGGCCCAGGCGCCGGGACCTCCGACGGCGTGCATCGACGCAACCTCGCCCGGATCCTCGGACTCGTGCACTACCGCGGGCCGCTCTCCCGGGCCCGGCTCACGGCCCTCACGGGCCTGAACCGGTCGACGGTGGCCGCGCTCGCGGCCCGGCTCGTCGACCTCGGTCTCGCCCGGGAGCAGGCCCCGGATCAGACGAGCCGCGCCGGGCGGCCGTCGCCCGTGATCGCCGTGGATCCGGACCTCGTCGCCGTCGCCGTGAACCCCGAGGTCGACGCGGTGACGATCGCGGCGGTCGGCCTCGGCGGGGCGATCGCGGCGCGCGTTCGCGTCGACGTGGCCGACCTCGTGACGCCCGAGCGCACGGCGACGCTGGTGGCCGAGGTCGTCCGGGAGTGGCGTGGCGGCGAGCTCGCGCACGCGAGGTTCGTCGGTGCCGGCCTCGCCGTGCCGGGTCTCGTGCGCGCATCGGACGGCCTCGTGCGGTTCGCCCCGCACCTGAAGTGGCGCGACGCGCAGGTCCGTGAACTCGTCGAGGCGGCGACGGGGCTGCCGACGGCGGCGGGCAACGACGCGACGCTGGGCGCGATCGCCGAACACCGGTTCGGCGCCGGCCGCGGGGTCGACGACCTCGTCTACCTCAACGGCGGAGCGAGCGGCATCGGCGGCGGGCTGGTCGTGCACGGACGGCCCGTGCTCGGGGCGGGCGGCTTCGCGGGCGAGTTCGGGCAGAACCGGCCCGGAATCGACGACGCCGGCGACCGCAGGGCCGTCGGCGGGGTCCTCGAGGACGAGGTCGGTCGATCCCGGCTGCTCGGAGCGCTCGGCCTCCGGTCCGCGGACGAGCCTGCCCTGGCAGCGGCGATCGCGCGCGCGGTGGCGAGCGGCGACGCCGAGGTCGTCGCGGAACTCGACCGCCAGCGCAGGATCCTCGCGACGGCGATCGCGAACGCGGTCAACGTGCTGAATCCGTCGCGGGTGATCCTCGGCGGGTTCCTCGCGACGCTCGCCGAGCAGGATTCCGCTGCGATGCGGGCGGCCGTGGCCGGCCAGGCGATGCCCGCCGCCGCAGAGGACCTGCTGCTCGTGGTCGCGGCGCTGGGCGAGGACCGGCTCCTGGTGGGCGCTGCCGAACTCGCGTTCGCGCCCCTGCTGGCCGACCCCCTGTCGATCGCGGACTGA
- a CDS encoding multidrug effflux MFS transporter, with translation MSTASIPIVRPDDYTARRHPGDLLSPRQRLVYVLVLGALTALGPFTVDLYLPAFPALESELGVSASAVQVTLTGTMIGFGLGQLVVGPWSDKVGRRLPLILATLLHIAASVAVALAPDIVWLSVFRLMQGFGAAAGGVVAMAMVRDLFGGKPLVRMLSRLALVNGLAPVLAPVIGSQLLQFMDWRGVFWVLAGYGAAVVLAVSFFIVETLPESKRHVAGHSSVRERYRALFRDRIYLGAAIIGGMTFTGLFAYLTTSSFLFQQVYGFTPQEFGLLFAVNSVGVIIGVQTSSRLIRGPVPPQYVLAVTTIVHAAMAIAIIVLDSSGAGLWGTAIPLWIFILACGFAFPAVQVLALAHHGSEAGTAASLLGALNFGLAGAISPLIGLFGVNSAVPMGSFMLGAASIAIVSVWFLVRPKTVPALSD, from the coding sequence ATGTCCACCGCCTCCATCCCCATCGTCCGGCCGGACGACTACACCGCACGACGCCACCCCGGCGACCTGCTGAGCCCCCGGCAGCGCCTGGTCTACGTCCTGGTCCTGGGCGCGCTCACGGCGCTCGGCCCGTTCACGGTCGACCTCTACCTCCCCGCGTTCCCGGCGCTCGAGTCCGAGCTCGGAGTGTCCGCCTCCGCGGTCCAGGTCACCCTCACGGGCACGATGATCGGCTTCGGCCTCGGCCAGCTCGTGGTCGGTCCCTGGAGCGACAAGGTCGGGCGCCGACTCCCGCTCATCCTCGCGACGCTGCTGCACATCGCGGCATCCGTCGCGGTCGCGCTCGCGCCCGACATCGTCTGGCTCTCGGTGTTCCGGCTGATGCAGGGGTTCGGCGCCGCCGCGGGCGGGGTCGTGGCGATGGCGATGGTGCGCGACCTGTTCGGGGGCAAGCCGCTCGTCCGGATGCTCTCCCGACTCGCGCTCGTGAACGGCCTGGCGCCCGTGCTCGCCCCGGTCATCGGCTCGCAGCTGCTGCAGTTCATGGACTGGCGAGGCGTGTTCTGGGTCCTCGCCGGGTACGGCGCGGCCGTCGTGCTGGCGGTGTCGTTCTTCATCGTCGAGACGCTGCCGGAGTCGAAGCGGCACGTCGCCGGCCACTCGTCCGTGCGCGAGCGCTACCGGGCGCTGTTCCGCGACCGGATCTACCTCGGCGCGGCGATCATCGGCGGCATGACCTTCACGGGGCTCTTCGCGTACCTGACGACCTCGTCGTTCCTGTTCCAGCAGGTCTACGGCTTCACCCCGCAGGAGTTCGGCCTGCTGTTCGCGGTCAACTCCGTCGGCGTGATCATCGGCGTGCAGACCTCGTCCCGGCTGATCCGCGGCCCCGTCCCTCCGCAGTACGTCCTGGCCGTGACCACGATCGTGCACGCGGCGATGGCGATCGCGATCATCGTGCTCGATTCGTCCGGCGCCGGCCTGTGGGGCACCGCGATCCCGTTGTGGATCTTCATCCTCGCGTGCGGGTTCGCGTTCCCCGCGGTGCAGGTGCTGGCGCTCGCCCACCACGGCTCCGAGGCAGGCACCGCCGCCTCGCTCCTCGGCGCGCTGAACTTCGGCCTCGCCGGCGCCATCTCACCGCTGATCGGCCTGTTCGGCGTGAACAGCGCGGTGCCGATGGGGTCGTTCATGCTCGGGGCCGCGTCGATCGCGATCGTCTCGGTCTGGTTCCTCGTGCGCCCGAAGACGGTGCCTGCGCTGAGCGACTGA